In a single window of the Sylvia atricapilla isolate bSylAtr1 chromosome 22, bSylAtr1.pri, whole genome shotgun sequence genome:
- the DNAJC16 gene encoding dnaJ homolog subfamily C member 16 isoform X1, producing the protein MEPGRAGCLLLLLLLPALAAAAPGEFDPYRVLGVGRSSSQADIKKAYKRLAREWHPDKNKDPGAEDKFIQISKAYEILSNEEKRANFDRYGDAGESQGFSQQQHRQFHRFHDGFYFDESFFHFPFNSERRDTSDEKYLLHFSHYINEIVPDSFKKPYLIKITSDWCFSCIHIEPVWKEVAQELEALGAGIGVVHAGYERRLAHHLGAHSTPTLLGLINGKITFFHNAVVRENLRQFVENLLPGNLVEKITDKNYVRFLSDWRKDNKPHVLLFDHMPVVPLLYKLTAFAYRDYLSFGYVYVGLRGTEELSSQYNINVYTPTMMIFKEHIDRPADVVQAREMKKQLIDDFLSQNKFLMVARLTSQRLFQELCPVKKSHRQRKHCVVLLTGEGEKFAEAYEAFLTFAVANTKDTLKFVHIYSDRQPEFADALLMDEEKYHGRSAVVILERRNNAGKIAYKALEEAWQGSKEDNFILLDLLDQLRTDPGLLSSETVVADLNDELAPMFLIRWFYSTLDYISDCWDSLFHSNWREMMPLLSLLFSALFILFGTVIVQAFSDSSDTRDTPPSGKEEATAKTEKNDASFNKESNRIPKKGFVEVTELTDINYTSNLVRLRPGHMNVVLILSNSTKTPLLQKFALEVYTFTGSSSLHFSFLSLDKHREWLEYLLEFAQDAAPIPNQYDKHFLERDYTGYVLALNGHKKYFCLFKPHRSGDEGGTLGSCEDYNALQHAEARGKSSCSPGSRSIKNKLHKLSFWMERLLEGSLQRFYIPSWPTLD; encoded by the exons GCACCCTGACAAAAACAAGGACCCAGGAGCAGAGGACAAATTCATCCAGATTAGCAAGGCCTACGAG ATTCTCTCCAACGAGGAAAAGAGGGCAAACTTTGATCGCTACGGAGATGCTGGGGAAAGCCAGGgcttctctcagcagcagcatcgCCAGTTCCACCGCTTCCATGATGGTTTCTATTTCGATGAGTCCTTCTTCCATTTCCCTTTCAATTCCGAGAGGCGCGACACCTCCGACGAGAAGTATTTGCTCCACTTTTCCCACTACATCAATGAAATCGTGCCGGATAGTTTCAAGAAACCTTACCTCATTAAAATCACCTCAGACTGGTGCTTCAGCTGCATCCACATCGAGCCTGTGTGGAAGGAAGTTGCTCAGGAATTGGAGGCGCTGG gagcaggaatCGGCGTCGTTCACGCGGGGTACGAACGGCGCCTGGCCCATCACCTGGGTGCCCACAGCACCCCGACCTTGCTGGGGCTCATCAATGGGAAAATAACCTTCTTCCACAACGCTGTCGTCCGGGAAAACCTGCGGCAGTTCGTGGAGAACCTTCTCCCAGGGAATCTTGTTGAAAAG ATTACAGATAAAAACTACGTCCGCTTTCTGTCCGACTGGAGGAAAGACAACAAGCCCCACGTGCTGCTGTTCGATCACATGCCAGTTGTGCCCTTGTTATACAAG CTGACGGCCTTTGCCTACCGGGATTACCTGTCCTTTGGGTATGTGTATGTTGGGCTCCGAGGCACCGAGGAGTTGTCCAGCCAGTACAACATCAACGTCTACACTCCCACCATGATGATCTTCAAGGAGCACATTGACCGGCCCGCTGACGTTGTGCAG GCACGAGAAATGAAGAAGCAGCTCATTGATGACTTCCTTTCCCAGAATAAGTTCCTCATGGTAGCCAGACTCACCAGCCAGAGGCTGttccaggagctgtgtcctgtGAAGAAGTCTCACCGTCAGCGCAA GCACTGTGTGGTGTTGCTTACCGGGGAAGGAGAGAAGTTTGCTGAGGCTTATGAGGCCTTTTTGACTTTTGCTGTGGCCAACACAAAAGACACGCTGAAGTTTGTGCACATCTACAGCGATCGGCAGCCGGAATTTGCAGACGCCTTGCTGATGGATGAGGAGAAGTATCACGGAAGATCAGCT GTCGTCATTCTGGAGAGACGCAATAACGCAGGGAAGATCGCCTATAAAGCCTTGGAGGAGGCCTGGCAAGGCAGCAAAGAGGACAACTTCATCCTCCTGGATCTCCTGGACCAGCTGAGGACAGACCCTGGCCTTCTCTCATCAGAGACTGTTGTGGCAGACCTGAATGACGAGCTCGCTCCC ATGTTCCTTATCCGATGGTTCTACTCCACACTGGACTACATCTCGGACTGCTGGGACAGTTTGTTTCACAGTAACTG GCGAGAAATGATGCCACTCCTGTCCTTGCTCTTCTCCGCACTCTTCATTCTCTTTGGCACTGTTATTGTTCAAGCTTTCAG TGATTCGAGTGACACAAGGGACACTCCACCCTCGGGGAAAGAAGAAGCGACCGCAAAGACGGAGAAGAACGACGCAAGCTTCAACAAAGAGAGTAACAG GATCCCCAAAAAGGGCTTTGTTGAGGTGACTGAGCTAACGGACATCAACTACACCAGTAACTTGGTGCGCCTGAGGCCAGGGCACATGAATGTCGTCTTGATCCTGTCCAACTCCACTAAAACCCCCCTGCTCCAGAAGTTTGCCTTGGAAGTCTACACGTTCACAGG gagcagctctcttCACTTCTCCTTCCTGAGCCTGGACAAGCACCGAGAGTGGCTGGAGTATCTGCTGGAGTTTGCACAGGATGCAGCCCCCATCCCAAACCAGTATGACAAGCATTTCCTCGAGCGTGACTACACAGGCTATGTCCTGGCTCTGAATGGCCACAAGAAATACTTCTGCCTCTTTAAGCCTCACAGATCAGGGGACGAGGGGGGAACCCTGGGATCATGCGAGGATTACAATGCTTTACAACATGCAGAAGCCAGAGGgaaatcctcctgcagcccgGGATCTAgatccattaaaaacaaattacacAAATTGTCCTTTTGGATGGAACGCCTTCTAGAGGGTTCCTTACAGAGGTTCTATATCCCCTCGTGGCCCACACTAGACTGA
- the DNAJC16 gene encoding dnaJ homolog subfamily C member 16 isoform X3 → MEPGRAGCLLLLLLLPALAAAAPGEFDPYRVLGVGRSSSQADIKKAYKRLAREWHPDKNKDPGAEDKFIQISKAYEILSNEEKRANFDRYGDAGESQGFSQQQHRQFHRFHDGFYFDESFFHFPFNSERRDTSDEKYLLHFSHYINEIVPDSFKKPYLIKITSDWCFSCIHIEPVWKEVAQELEALGAGIGVVHAGYERRLAHHLGAHSTPTLLGLINGKITFFHNAVVRENLRQFVENLLPGNLVEKITDKNYVRFLSDWRKDNKPHVLLFDHMPVVPLLYKLTAFAYRDYLSFGYVYVGLRGTEELSSQYNINVYTPTMMIFKEHIDRPADVVQAREMKKQLIDDFLSQNKFLMVARLTSQRLFQELCPVKKSHRQRKHCVVLLTGEGEKFAEAYEAFLTFAVANTKDTLKFVHIYSDRQPEFADALLMDEEKYHGRSAVVILERRNNAGKIAYKALEEAWQGSKEDNFILLDLLDQLRTDPGLLSSETVVADLNDELAPMFLIRWFYSTLDYISDCWDSLFHSNWREMMPLLSLLFSALFILFGTVIVQAFSDSSDTRDTPPSGKEEATAKTEKNDASFNKESNSRIPKKGFVEVTELTDINYTSNLVRLRPGHMNVVLILSNSTKTPLLQKFALEVYTFTGSSSLHFSFLSLDKHREWLEYLLEFAQDAAPIPNQYDKHFLERDYTGYVLALNGHKKYFCLFKPHRSGDEGGTLGSCEDYNALQHAEARGKSSCSPGSRSIKNKLHKLSFWMERLLEGSLQRFYIPSWPTLD, encoded by the exons GCACCCTGACAAAAACAAGGACCCAGGAGCAGAGGACAAATTCATCCAGATTAGCAAGGCCTACGAG ATTCTCTCCAACGAGGAAAAGAGGGCAAACTTTGATCGCTACGGAGATGCTGGGGAAAGCCAGGgcttctctcagcagcagcatcgCCAGTTCCACCGCTTCCATGATGGTTTCTATTTCGATGAGTCCTTCTTCCATTTCCCTTTCAATTCCGAGAGGCGCGACACCTCCGACGAGAAGTATTTGCTCCACTTTTCCCACTACATCAATGAAATCGTGCCGGATAGTTTCAAGAAACCTTACCTCATTAAAATCACCTCAGACTGGTGCTTCAGCTGCATCCACATCGAGCCTGTGTGGAAGGAAGTTGCTCAGGAATTGGAGGCGCTGG gagcaggaatCGGCGTCGTTCACGCGGGGTACGAACGGCGCCTGGCCCATCACCTGGGTGCCCACAGCACCCCGACCTTGCTGGGGCTCATCAATGGGAAAATAACCTTCTTCCACAACGCTGTCGTCCGGGAAAACCTGCGGCAGTTCGTGGAGAACCTTCTCCCAGGGAATCTTGTTGAAAAG ATTACAGATAAAAACTACGTCCGCTTTCTGTCCGACTGGAGGAAAGACAACAAGCCCCACGTGCTGCTGTTCGATCACATGCCAGTTGTGCCCTTGTTATACAAG CTGACGGCCTTTGCCTACCGGGATTACCTGTCCTTTGGGTATGTGTATGTTGGGCTCCGAGGCACCGAGGAGTTGTCCAGCCAGTACAACATCAACGTCTACACTCCCACCATGATGATCTTCAAGGAGCACATTGACCGGCCCGCTGACGTTGTGCAG GCACGAGAAATGAAGAAGCAGCTCATTGATGACTTCCTTTCCCAGAATAAGTTCCTCATGGTAGCCAGACTCACCAGCCAGAGGCTGttccaggagctgtgtcctgtGAAGAAGTCTCACCGTCAGCGCAA GCACTGTGTGGTGTTGCTTACCGGGGAAGGAGAGAAGTTTGCTGAGGCTTATGAGGCCTTTTTGACTTTTGCTGTGGCCAACACAAAAGACACGCTGAAGTTTGTGCACATCTACAGCGATCGGCAGCCGGAATTTGCAGACGCCTTGCTGATGGATGAGGAGAAGTATCACGGAAGATCAGCT GTCGTCATTCTGGAGAGACGCAATAACGCAGGGAAGATCGCCTATAAAGCCTTGGAGGAGGCCTGGCAAGGCAGCAAAGAGGACAACTTCATCCTCCTGGATCTCCTGGACCAGCTGAGGACAGACCCTGGCCTTCTCTCATCAGAGACTGTTGTGGCAGACCTGAATGACGAGCTCGCTCCC ATGTTCCTTATCCGATGGTTCTACTCCACACTGGACTACATCTCGGACTGCTGGGACAGTTTGTTTCACAGTAACTG GCGAGAAATGATGCCACTCCTGTCCTTGCTCTTCTCCGCACTCTTCATTCTCTTTGGCACTGTTATTGTTCAAGCTTTCAG TGATTCGAGTGACACAAGGGACACTCCACCCTCGGGGAAAGAAGAAGCGACCGCAAAGACGGAGAAGAACGACGCAAGCTTCAACAAAGAGAGTAACAG CAGGATCCCCAAAAAGGGCTTTGTTGAGGTGACTGAGCTAACGGACATCAACTACACCAGTAACTTGGTGCGCCTGAGGCCAGGGCACATGAATGTCGTCTTGATCCTGTCCAACTCCACTAAAACCCCCCTGCTCCAGAAGTTTGCCTTGGAAGTCTACACGTTCACAGG gagcagctctcttCACTTCTCCTTCCTGAGCCTGGACAAGCACCGAGAGTGGCTGGAGTATCTGCTGGAGTTTGCACAGGATGCAGCCCCCATCCCAAACCAGTATGACAAGCATTTCCTCGAGCGTGACTACACAGGCTATGTCCTGGCTCTGAATGGCCACAAGAAATACTTCTGCCTCTTTAAGCCTCACAGATCAGGGGACGAGGGGGGAACCCTGGGATCATGCGAGGATTACAATGCTTTACAACATGCAGAAGCCAGAGGgaaatcctcctgcagcccgGGATCTAgatccattaaaaacaaattacacAAATTGTCCTTTTGGATGGAACGCCTTCTAGAGGGTTCCTTACAGAGGTTCTATATCCCCTCGTGGCCCACACTAGACTGA
- the DNAJC16 gene encoding dnaJ homolog subfamily C member 16 isoform X2: MEPGRAGCLLLLLLLPALAAAAPGEFDPYRVLGVGRSSSQADIKKAYKRLAREWHPDKNKDPGAEDKFIQISKAYEILSNEEKRANFDRYGDAGESQGFSQQQHRQFHRFHDGFYFDESFFHFPFNSERRDTSDEKYLLHFSHYINEIVPDSFKKPYLIKITSDWCFSCIHIEPVWKEVAQELEALGAGIGVVHAGYERRLAHHLGAHSTPTLLGLINGKITFFHNAVVRENLRQFVENLLPGNLVEKITDKNYVRFLSDWRKDNKPHVLLFDHMPVVPLLYKAREMKKQLIDDFLSQNKFLMVARLTSQRLFQELCPVKKSHRQRKHCVVLLTGEGEKFAEAYEAFLTFAVANTKDTLKFVHIYSDRQPEFADALLMDEEKYHGRSAVVILERRNNAGKIAYKALEEAWQGSKEDNFILLDLLDQLRTDPGLLSSETVVADLNDELAPMFLIRWFYSTLDYISDCWDSLFHSNWREMMPLLSLLFSALFILFGTVIVQAFSDSSDTRDTPPSGKEEATAKTEKNDASFNKESNSRIPKKGFVEVTELTDINYTSNLVRLRPGHMNVVLILSNSTKTPLLQKFALEVYTFTGSSSLHFSFLSLDKHREWLEYLLEFAQDAAPIPNQYDKHFLERDYTGYVLALNGHKKYFCLFKPHRSGDEGGTLGSCEDYNALQHAEARGKSSCSPGSRSIKNKLHKLSFWMERLLEGSLQRFYIPSWPTLD, translated from the exons GCACCCTGACAAAAACAAGGACCCAGGAGCAGAGGACAAATTCATCCAGATTAGCAAGGCCTACGAG ATTCTCTCCAACGAGGAAAAGAGGGCAAACTTTGATCGCTACGGAGATGCTGGGGAAAGCCAGGgcttctctcagcagcagcatcgCCAGTTCCACCGCTTCCATGATGGTTTCTATTTCGATGAGTCCTTCTTCCATTTCCCTTTCAATTCCGAGAGGCGCGACACCTCCGACGAGAAGTATTTGCTCCACTTTTCCCACTACATCAATGAAATCGTGCCGGATAGTTTCAAGAAACCTTACCTCATTAAAATCACCTCAGACTGGTGCTTCAGCTGCATCCACATCGAGCCTGTGTGGAAGGAAGTTGCTCAGGAATTGGAGGCGCTGG gagcaggaatCGGCGTCGTTCACGCGGGGTACGAACGGCGCCTGGCCCATCACCTGGGTGCCCACAGCACCCCGACCTTGCTGGGGCTCATCAATGGGAAAATAACCTTCTTCCACAACGCTGTCGTCCGGGAAAACCTGCGGCAGTTCGTGGAGAACCTTCTCCCAGGGAATCTTGTTGAAAAG ATTACAGATAAAAACTACGTCCGCTTTCTGTCCGACTGGAGGAAAGACAACAAGCCCCACGTGCTGCTGTTCGATCACATGCCAGTTGTGCCCTTGTTATACAAG GCACGAGAAATGAAGAAGCAGCTCATTGATGACTTCCTTTCCCAGAATAAGTTCCTCATGGTAGCCAGACTCACCAGCCAGAGGCTGttccaggagctgtgtcctgtGAAGAAGTCTCACCGTCAGCGCAA GCACTGTGTGGTGTTGCTTACCGGGGAAGGAGAGAAGTTTGCTGAGGCTTATGAGGCCTTTTTGACTTTTGCTGTGGCCAACACAAAAGACACGCTGAAGTTTGTGCACATCTACAGCGATCGGCAGCCGGAATTTGCAGACGCCTTGCTGATGGATGAGGAGAAGTATCACGGAAGATCAGCT GTCGTCATTCTGGAGAGACGCAATAACGCAGGGAAGATCGCCTATAAAGCCTTGGAGGAGGCCTGGCAAGGCAGCAAAGAGGACAACTTCATCCTCCTGGATCTCCTGGACCAGCTGAGGACAGACCCTGGCCTTCTCTCATCAGAGACTGTTGTGGCAGACCTGAATGACGAGCTCGCTCCC ATGTTCCTTATCCGATGGTTCTACTCCACACTGGACTACATCTCGGACTGCTGGGACAGTTTGTTTCACAGTAACTG GCGAGAAATGATGCCACTCCTGTCCTTGCTCTTCTCCGCACTCTTCATTCTCTTTGGCACTGTTATTGTTCAAGCTTTCAG TGATTCGAGTGACACAAGGGACACTCCACCCTCGGGGAAAGAAGAAGCGACCGCAAAGACGGAGAAGAACGACGCAAGCTTCAACAAAGAGAGTAACAG CAGGATCCCCAAAAAGGGCTTTGTTGAGGTGACTGAGCTAACGGACATCAACTACACCAGTAACTTGGTGCGCCTGAGGCCAGGGCACATGAATGTCGTCTTGATCCTGTCCAACTCCACTAAAACCCCCCTGCTCCAGAAGTTTGCCTTGGAAGTCTACACGTTCACAGG gagcagctctcttCACTTCTCCTTCCTGAGCCTGGACAAGCACCGAGAGTGGCTGGAGTATCTGCTGGAGTTTGCACAGGATGCAGCCCCCATCCCAAACCAGTATGACAAGCATTTCCTCGAGCGTGACTACACAGGCTATGTCCTGGCTCTGAATGGCCACAAGAAATACTTCTGCCTCTTTAAGCCTCACAGATCAGGGGACGAGGGGGGAACCCTGGGATCATGCGAGGATTACAATGCTTTACAACATGCAGAAGCCAGAGGgaaatcctcctgcagcccgGGATCTAgatccattaaaaacaaattacacAAATTGTCCTTTTGGATGGAACGCCTTCTAGAGGGTTCCTTACAGAGGTTCTATATCCCCTCGTGGCCCACACTAGACTGA
- the AGMAT gene encoding guanidino acid hydrolase, mitochondrial → MWIRMRPLLWAACRQLLPQGAGLCAPKPAVTILVTASHHSVRPPALLATFSSPASASAGFLQPLAPGSRAPRCCSSQFNIPPSALLVARPVGVCSMMRLPVQASAEGLDAAFVGVPLDTGTSNRPGARFGPRQIRAESAMVRRYNGSTGAAPFDSLRVADIGDVDVNLYNLPDSCRLIRQSYQDIVALGCVPLTLGGDHTITYPILQALAAKHGPVGLVHVDAHTDTGDTALGERIYHGSPFRRCVEEGLLDCGRVVQIGIRGSSYDPDPHKYCREQGFRVVPAEECWMKSLEPLMREVRAQMGDKPMYISFDIDGLDPAYAPGTGTPEIAGLTPAQALEIIRGCKGLNIVGCDLVEVAPMYDVSGNTALLGANLLFEMLCVLPGVKTL, encoded by the exons ATGTGGATCAGGATGaggcctctgctctgggctgcctgcaggcagctgctgccccagggagctgggctctgcGCTCCCAAGCCAGCTGTGACCATTTTGGTGACAGCCTCACACCACAGCGTGCGGCCCCCGGCCCTTCTGGCCACCTTCAGCTCCCCAGCCAGTGCGTCTGCAGGGttcctccagcccctggccccagggagcagagcccctcgctgctgcagctctcagttCAACATACCCCCCAGTGCCCTGCTCGTGGCCCGGCCCGTGGGGGTCTGCTCCATGATGAGGCTTCCCGTGCAGGCgtcagcagaggggctggatgCGGCGTTTGTCGGTGTTCCGCTGGATACAGGCACTTCCAACCGGCCGGGAGCCAG GTTCGGCCCGCGGCAGATCCGCGCCGAGTCCGCCATGGTGAGGAGGTACAACGGCAGCACCGGGGCCGCGCCCTTCGACTCCCTGCGCGTGGCCGACATCGGGGACGTGGATGTCAACCTCTACAACCTGCCCGACAGCTGCCGCCTCATCCGCCAGTCCTACCAGGACATCGTGGCCTTGGGCTGTGTGCCCCTCACCTTGG GTGGAGATCACACCATAACATACCCAATCCTGCAGGCCCTGGCAGCAAA GCACGGTCCCGTGGGACTGGTGCACGTGGATGCTCACACCGACACCGGAGACACGGCTCTGGGGGAGAGGATCTACCACGGGAGCCCGTTCCGGCGCTGTGTGGAGGAAGGGCTGCTGGACTGCGGCCGCGTGGTGCAGATCGGCATCCGAGGCTCCTCCTATGACCCCGACCCACACAAGTACTGCCGGGAACAG GGTTTCCGGGTGGTCCCAGCTGAGGAGTGCTGGATGAAGTCCCTGGAGCCGCTGATGAGGGAGGTGAGGGCACAGATGGGGGACAAGCCAATGTACATCAGCTTCGATATCGACGGGCTGGACCCCGCCTACGCCCCGGGCACCGGCACCCCAGAGATAGCCGGGCTCACACCTGCGCAG GCTTTGGAGATTATTCGTGGCTGCAAAGGCCTGAACATAGTGGGGTGTGACCTTGTGGAAGTCGCACCAATGTACGATGTCTCTG GCAATACAGCCCTCCTGGGGGCAAACCTACTGTTTGAGATGCTGTGTGTCCTCCCAGGAGTGAAGACACTGTGA
- the PINK1 gene encoding serine/threonine-protein kinase PINK1, mitochondrial: MAVRLLLARALRLLPRCRAPCAPRAPRADPRPGSFSGSAAPPAPWRPWLAWLPAARRLFLRGSAGGLAAVARRGRGGVCLALAMALGLVEPRLEEQRRAEAACRHIQTVFVGKNKPQRDPLSSSRWQGFKLEEYLIGQPIGKGCSAAVYEAAIPFCPGPRDRVESSRLPAVQQDRASASQGAEEEPVVKHQPKGAFPLAIKMMWNISAGSSSEAILDAMGRELVPATGIALSGEYGAVSGRRRAVLGRKKLQPHPNIIQVIRAFTSSVPLLPGAFADYPDVLPLSLNPRGIGHSRTLFLVMKNYPFTLHQYLQENTPDVRLSTVMILQLLEGVDHLVRHGIAHRDLKSDNILVEFDSAGCPWLVITDFGCCLADENVGLRLPFTSSYVDRGGNGCLMAPEVITASPGPGTVINYSKADAWAVGAIAYEILGLPNPFYGHGDSALESRSYREEQLPSLPDHVPLEVQQVIKMLLQRDPNKRLSARVAANVLHLSLWGDSVVASRSLKPDQMIAWLLCQSAATLLTNRLAEKSQVETKMKMCFLANLEFEDLWAAIFLLLAWRSHSG, translated from the exons ATGGCGGTGCGGCTGCTGCTGGCGCGGGCCCTGCGGCTCCTCCCGCGGTGCCGCGCTCCCTGCGCCCCCCGCGCTCCCCGCGCCGACCCCCGCCCCGGCTCCTTCTCCGGTtccgccgcgccgcccgcgccaTGGCGGCCCTGGCTGGCCTGGCTGCCGGCCGCCCGCCGCCTCTTCCTGCGCGGCTCGGCGGGCGGGCTGGCGGCCGTTGCGCGGCGAGGCCGCGGCGGCGTGTGCCTGGCGCTGGCCATGGCGCTGGGGCTGGTGGAGCCGCGCCTGGAGGAGCAGCGCCGGGCTGAGGCGGCCTGTCGTCACATCCAG ACCGTGTTTGTTGGGAAGAACAAGCCACAGAGAGATCCCCTGAGCTCCTCCCGCTGGCAGGGCTTCAAGCTGGAGGAATATCTCATCGGCCAACCCATCGGGAAGGGCTGCAGTGCCGCCGTGTACGAAGCTGCTATTCCCTTCTGTCCCGGTCCTCGGGATCGTGTGGAGAGCAGCCGTCTCCCAGCCGTGCAACAGGATCGTGCCTCAGCTTCTCAGGGGGCTGAAGAGGAGCCTGTAGTGAAGCATCAACCCAAAGGGGCTTTTCCCTTAGCTATCAAAATGATGTGGAACATTTCG GCTGGTTCCTCCAGTGAAGCCATCCTCGATGCCATGGGCCGAGAGCTCGTCCCAGCCACGGGCATTGCCCTGTCCGGGGAATATGGAGCTGTCTCTGGCCGCAG aagAGCTGTCCTTGGGAGGAAGAAGCTGCAGCCTCATCCGAATATAATCCAGGTGATCCGAGCGTTCACGTCCTCTGTCCCTTTGCTGCCTGGAGCCTTTGCTGACTATCCTGACGTGCTTCCATTGAGCCTGAACCCCAGAGGGATCGGTCACAGCCGCACACTCTTCTTGGTGATGAAGAA TTACCCCTTCACGCTGCACCAGTATCTGCAGGAGAACACTCCAGATGTTCGCCTCTCCACAGTGATGATTCTGCAGCTCTTGGAAGGTGTGGACCACCTTGTTCGACATGGAATAGCACACAGAGACCTCAAGTCTGACAACATTCTGGTTGAATTTGATTCTG CTGGCTGCCCCTGGCTGGTCATCACTGACTTTGGCTGCTGTTTGGCAGATGAGAACGTCGGCCTGAGGCtgcccttcaccagctcctaTGTGGATCGGGGTGGCAACGGCTGCCTTATGGCACCTGAG GTGATCACAGCGTCACCTGGTCCAGGCACGGTGATCAACTACAGCAAAGCTGATGCTTGGGCTGTTGGAGCCATTGCCTACGAAATCCTGGGCCTGCCCAATCCTTTCTATGGCCACGGGGACTCGGCTCTGGAAAGCAGAAGTTACcgggaggagcagctgccaaGCCTGCCCGACCACGTGCCCCTCGAGGTGCAGCAGGTGATAAAGATGCTGCTCCAGAGAGATCCCAACAAG AGGTTGTCTGCGAGAGTGGCTGCGAACGTGCTGCACCTGAGCCTCTGGGGTGACAGTGTTGTAGCATCCAGGTCCCTGAAACCTGACCAGATGATcgcctggctgctctgccagtCTGCAGCCACCCTGCTCACCAACAGGCTGGCGGAGAAGAGCCAGGTAGAAACCAAAATGAAGATGTGCTTTTTGGCAAATCTCGAGTTTGAAGACCTCTGGGCAGCCATATTCCTGTTGCTGGCCTGGAGAAGCCACTCTGGGTGA
- the CDA gene encoding cytidine deaminase codes for MEGGGQHPVPAVPAGQPQGDNLQLLLRRSWEAKKCAYCPYSHFPVGAALLTTGGEIFSGCNVENACHSLGVCAERTAIQKAISEGHTSFKAMAITSDMGDHFITPCGACRQVMREFGTDWDVYLTKADGTYIVKRLEELLPLSFGPEDLKKV; via the exons ccgcgggCCAGCCCCAGGGTGACaatctccagctcctgctgcgCCGCAGCTGGGAGGCCAAAAAGTGCGCCTATTGCCCCTACAGCCACTTCCCGGTGGGAGCCGCACTGCTCACCACCGGCGGGGAGATCTTCTCGG GGTGCAATGTGGAGAACGCCTGCCACAGTCTGGGGGTGTGTGCTGAGCGCACTGCCATCCAAAAAGCCATCTCCGAGGGGCACACCAGCTTCAAGGCCATGGCCATCACCAG TGACATGGGGGACCACTTCATCACGCCCTGTGGCGCCTGCAGACAAGTGATGAGAGAG tttgGCACAGACTGGGATGTCTACCTGACCAAGGCAGATGGCACCTACATTGTcaagaggctggaggagctgctgccactcTCCTTTGGCCCTGAGGACCTGAAGAAGGTCTGA